A section of the Primulina eburnea isolate SZY01 chromosome 1, ASM2296580v1, whole genome shotgun sequence genome encodes:
- the LOC140808629 gene encoding uncharacterized protein, translated as MLPLSPITSKNDNLHRQGSITGHVVINRDRLAAKQRLYNDYFFESPMYNESMFKRRFRMSRRLFLRIMESVQQHDNYFVQKVDALGRPGLSPYQKITAAMRILAYGMAADSTDEYIKIRESTAIESLKRFCRAVVEVFGDWYLRSPNAEDIERILLIGKQRGFPGMLGSLDCMHWKWKNYPTGWARQYAGRSGKPTIILEAVADYELWIWHAYFGLPGSNNDINVLSKSHLFVNLANGVAPPANYVIHGKNIPWDTT; from the coding sequence ATGCTACCGTTGTCTCCAATTACATCCAAAAATGATAATTTGCACCGCCAAGGCTCGATCACTGGCCATGTTGTGATTAATCGAGACAGATTAGCTGCCAAACAACGCTTGTACAATGACTATTTTTTTGAGTCTCCAATGTACAATGAATCAATGTTCAAGAGACGTTTTCGAATGTCTCGTCGGCTATTCTTGCGAATTATGGAATCCGTTCAACAACATGACAATTACTTCGTACAGAAAGTAGATGCGTTGGGGAGGCCTGGGTTGTCCCCATACCAGAAGATAACAGCTGCAATGCGTATCTTAGCATATGGTATGGCGGCAGATTCAACGGATGAGTATATTAAAATCAGGGAGTCTACTGCGATTGAAAGTTTAAAAAGATTTTGTCGGGCTGTGGTGGAGGTTTTTGGTGACTGGTATCTTCGGTCTCCAAATGCTGAGGACATTGAAAGGATTCTCCTTATTGGAAAACAACGCGGATTCCCGGGGATGCTAGGAAGCCTAGATTGTATGCATTGGAAGTGGAAAAACTATCCAACAGGTTGGGCTAGACAGTATGCTGGTCGTAGCGGAAAACCAACCATCATTTTGGAGGCCGTAGCGGATTACGAGTTGTGGATATGGCATGCATACTTTGGTTTGCCAGGTTCAAACAATGACATTAATGTGTTATCAAAATCCCATCTCTTTGTTAATTTGGCCAATGGTGTAGCTCCCCCTGCTAACTATGTCATACACGGAAAGAATATACCATGGGATACTACCTAG
- the LOC140808639 gene encoding uncharacterized protein codes for MTSSKRDAAFSIKEDKLLVMAYLDVSQNPIIEPRTTKVLQCRWFNINKIVQNFSSCVSQVQLNRPSGASEKYIFDQAKALFKQSVGSTWRLDHVWSLLKDQEKFRSSNAILPNFIPNRRNIDSSQSDYSPNIESPTPDSGGLSGFVINLDEDNPSGGSSQRPIGIKKAKAKRKATEEHMKDISTMAKCTEKMVAVMENAEVDRQQLIDVEKQRNAIMAFKEENKILRMNPMCVDESVRAYLIKEQQKIWQKRMETGDGSNGTST; via the exons ATGACTTCATCAAAACGTGATGCTGCCTTCTCAATCAAGGAGGACAAACTACTCGTTATGGCTTATCTTGATGTCTCCCAAAATCCAATAATTG AGCCTCGAACTACTAAGGTCCTCCAATGTCGCTGGTTCAACATAAACAAGATTGTCCAAAATTTTAGTTCATGTGTTAGCCAGGTGCAACTTAACCGTCCAAGTGGTGCTTCTGAGAAATACATT TTTGATCAAGCAAAAGCCTTATTTAAGCAATCAGTTGGGTCGACTTGGCGGTTGGATCATGTATGGTCTTTGCTTAAGGACCAAGAGAAGTTTAGGTCATCAAACGCTATTTTACCGAATTTCATACCAAACCGCAGGAATATCGACTCATCCCAATCTGACTATTCTCCCAACATAGAATCACCAACACCCGATTCTGGAGGGCTATCTGGGTTTGTTATAAACCTGGATGAAGATAATCCATCAGGAGGGAGTTCTCAGCGTCCAATTGGCATAAAAAAGGCCAAAGCCAAAAGAAAAGCTACTGAAGAACACATGAAGGACATTTCCACCATGGCCAAATGTACTGAGAAAATGGTGGCTGTTATGGAGAATGCTGAGGTAGATCGACAACAACTCATTGATGTTGAGAAACAAAGGAATGCGATAATGGCTTTTaaagaagaaaacaaaatactAAGGATGAACCCTATGTGCGTTGATGAATCAGTCCGTGCATACTTGATCAAAGAACAACAAAAAATTTGGCAGAAAAGAATGGAGACGGGGGATGGCTCCAACGGAACTTCTACATAG
- the LOC140832358 gene encoding glyoxysomal fatty acid beta-oxidation multifunctional protein MFP-a-like isoform X1, producing the protein MVGKTAVDVGTDGVAVVAINNPPLNLLSSAVMLDLKMTIEGALLRDDVKAIVVTGLKGKFSAGFDVTAFGGMQGKKTKKELGFMSIEIVTDILEGARKPLVAAIDGPAFGGGLEIALACHARISTSTAQLGLPELQYGILPGLGGTQRLPRLVGLTNALEMILMSKRVSGEEARSLTLVDAIAPTDELLGVARQWALDISEFRRPWIISLYKIDKLEPFIEAKAILKSARLEVQRENPNLVYQLVCIDVIEHGIVSGPRNGLWKEAEALQELRQSSICKSLVHVFFAQRLVFKIPGITERKLLPRKFNKVALIGGVAMSSEVAKLLVLSNYQVILKEKDEKSLLEQIDRVKGKLQNHVKNGKADQYRPEKVFSLLKGVIDYDDFKDVELVIEAEAESLSSQLEIFADLEKICPPHCIFTSNSLTFSSKSIGEKTKCHDRMAGIHFFCPSPDLPLVEIVRMSNTSPQVIVDLMDFGKKMRKTPIVVGDSEGHSINSLLIKFLHSAIFLAERGVDLYLIDQAFTSFGMLLGPFRTIDMLGLQVFEAIGRRCVENLRDSSYVIKLISILRQHDYEGESNAKGFYKYDNCGMATPNDEIKKYLQKAGNTSYMTIESKLTKLSNDEIVEMILFPALNEACQLISKGIVTRPSDLDVASVLGMGFPAYRGGIIYWSDTFGSAYVHTIMENWSKVHGEFFKPCAYITECAAMGVSFVNGTNHGKSRL; encoded by the exons ATGGTCGGGAAAACAGCGGTGGATGTCGGAACCGATGGAGTGGCCGTTGTCGCGATCAACAATCCACCTCTCAATCTGCTCTCATCTGCCG TGATGCTCGACTTAAAAATGACTATTGAAGGAGCTCTATTAAGAGATGACGTGAAAGCGATTGTAGTTACTG GTTTGAAAGGAAAGTTCTCTGCTGGTTTTGATGTGACAGCTTTTGGTGGAATGCAAGGGAAAAAGA CAAAAAAAGAGCTTGGATTTATGTCAATTGAAATTGTCACTGATATTTTGGAAG GTGCAAGAAAGCCTTTAGTAGCTGCTATTGATGGTCCTGCTTTTGGTGGTGGACTGGAAATTGCTCTT GCCTGTCATGCTCGCATATCAACTTCCACTGCACAATTAGGCCTTCCTGAACTTCAGTATGGGATTCTTCCTGGACTTGGTG GGACGCAGAGGCTACCCAGGCTTGTGGGCCTTACCAACGCTCTTGAAATGATTTTG ATGTCGAAGCGAGTAAGTGGAGAGGAAGCTCGAAGTTTGACCCTTGTGGATGCAATTGCTCCCACAGATGAGCTGCTTGGAGTAGCTCGTCAATGGGCGTTGGATATATCAGAGTTTAGGAGACCATGGATCATTAGTCTTTATAAAATCGACAAACTAGAACCATTTATTGAAGCTAAGGCGATACTTAAATCAGCTCGGCTTGAAGTCCAGAGGGAAAATCCAAACCTGGTGTACCAATTGGTATGCATCGATGTTATTGAACATGGAATTGTTTCAGGTCCTCGTAATGGCCTGTGGAAG GAAGCAGAAGCTCTGCAAGAACTTCGACAATCTAGCATTTGTAAGAGCCTTGTCCATGTATTTTTCGCCCAACGTCTAGTTTTTAAG ATTCCTGGTATTACTGAGAGGAAGTTACTGCCAAGAAAATTTAATAAGGTTGCTCTTATTGGTGGGGTAGCCATGAGCTCTGAAGTGGCAAAATTGTTGGTACTTAGTAACTACCAAGTCATTCTGAAAGAGAAGGATGAAAAGAGTTTACTGGAGCAGATCGACAGAGTCAAGG GAAAACTGCAAAATCATGTCAAGAATGGAAAGGCAGATCAATATAGGCCTGAAAAGGTTTTCAGTTTATTAAAGGGTGTTATTGATTACGACGACTTTAAAGATGTTGAGTTAGTCATAGAG GCTGAAGCAGAAAGTTTGTCCTCGCAGCTAGAGATTTTCGCTGATCTTGAGAAAATCTGCCCACCACATTGTATTTTTACCAGTAATAGCTTAACATTCAGTTCGAAATCGATTGGAGAAAAGACAAAATGCCATGATAGGATGGCCGGGATTCACTTTTTCTG CCCATCTCCTGACCTGCCCCTTGTGGAAATTGTTCGTATGAGTAATACATCTCCACAAGTGATCGTTGATTTAATGGATTTTGGGAAGAAAATGAGGAAAACCCCTATCGTAGTTGGTGATTCGGAAGGTCATTCAATCAACAGCTTGCTTATCAAATTTTTGCATTCAGCAATATTTCTAGCTGAAAGAGGTGTAGATTTGTACCTGATTGATCAGGCTTTTACAAGCTTTGGGATGCTATTAGGTCCATTTAG GACGATAGATATGCTTGGACTTCAAGTTTTTGAAGCGATTGGCAGGAGATGTGTTGAGAATCTCCGTGATAGTTCCTACGTTATCAAACTGATTTCAATTTTGCGACAGCATGATTATGAAG GTGAATCCAATGCCAAGGGTTTCTACAAATACGACAACTGTGGCATGGCTACCCCAAATGACGAGATAAAAAAATACCTACAAAAGGCTGGGAATACATCATACATGACCATCGAGTCCAAG TTAACGAAATTGTCCAATGATGAGATTGTTGAAATGATCCTTTTTCCTGCTTTGAATGAGGCATGCCAACTCATTTCAAAGGGAATTGTAACTAGGCCATCTGATCTTGATGTTGCTTCTGTTTTGGGGATGGGATTCCCAGCATATAG GGGAGGAATCATTTACTGGTCTGATACCTTTGGCTCTGCTTATGTTCATACGATTATGGAAAATTGGTCAAAGGTACATGGAGAATTTTTCAAGCCCTGTGCCTACATAACTGAATGTGCAGCAATGGGAGTATCGTTT GTAAATGGAACAAATCATGGTAAATCCAGATtgtga
- the LOC140832358 gene encoding glyoxysomal fatty acid beta-oxidation multifunctional protein MFP-a-like isoform X3: MQGKKTKKELGFMSIEIVTDILEGARKPLVAAIDGPAFGGGLEIALACHARISTSTAQLGLPELQYGILPGLGGTQRLPRLVGLTNALEMILMSKRVSGEEARSLTLVDAIAPTDELLGVARQWALDISEFRRPWIISLYKIDKLEPFIEAKAILKSARLEVQRENPNLVYQLVCIDVIEHGIVSGPRNGLWKEAEALQELRQSSICKSLVHVFFAQRLVFKIPGITERKLLPRKFNKVALIGGVAMSSEVAKLLVLSNYQVILKEKDEKSLLEQIDRVKGKLQNHVKNGKADQYRPEKVFSLLKGVIDYDDFKDVELVIEAEAESLSSQLEIFADLEKICPPHCIFTSNSLTFSSKSIGEKTKCHDRMAGIHFFCPSPDLPLVEIVRMSNTSPQVIVDLMDFGKKMRKTPIVVGDSEGHSINSLLIKFLHSAIFLAERGVDLYLIDQAFTSFGMLLGPFRTIDMLGLQVFEAIGRRCVENLRDSSYVIKLISILRQHDYEGESNAKGFYKYDNCGMATPNDEIKKYLQKAGNTSYMTIESKLTKLSNDEIVEMILFPALNEACQLISKGIVTRPSDLDVASVLGMGFPAYRGGIIYWSDTFGSAYVHTIMENWSKVHGEFFKPCAYITECAAMGVSFVNGTNHGKSRL; the protein is encoded by the exons ATGCAAGGGAAAAAGA CAAAAAAAGAGCTTGGATTTATGTCAATTGAAATTGTCACTGATATTTTGGAAG GTGCAAGAAAGCCTTTAGTAGCTGCTATTGATGGTCCTGCTTTTGGTGGTGGACTGGAAATTGCTCTT GCCTGTCATGCTCGCATATCAACTTCCACTGCACAATTAGGCCTTCCTGAACTTCAGTATGGGATTCTTCCTGGACTTGGTG GGACGCAGAGGCTACCCAGGCTTGTGGGCCTTACCAACGCTCTTGAAATGATTTTG ATGTCGAAGCGAGTAAGTGGAGAGGAAGCTCGAAGTTTGACCCTTGTGGATGCAATTGCTCCCACAGATGAGCTGCTTGGAGTAGCTCGTCAATGGGCGTTGGATATATCAGAGTTTAGGAGACCATGGATCATTAGTCTTTATAAAATCGACAAACTAGAACCATTTATTGAAGCTAAGGCGATACTTAAATCAGCTCGGCTTGAAGTCCAGAGGGAAAATCCAAACCTGGTGTACCAATTGGTATGCATCGATGTTATTGAACATGGAATTGTTTCAGGTCCTCGTAATGGCCTGTGGAAG GAAGCAGAAGCTCTGCAAGAACTTCGACAATCTAGCATTTGTAAGAGCCTTGTCCATGTATTTTTCGCCCAACGTCTAGTTTTTAAG ATTCCTGGTATTACTGAGAGGAAGTTACTGCCAAGAAAATTTAATAAGGTTGCTCTTATTGGTGGGGTAGCCATGAGCTCTGAAGTGGCAAAATTGTTGGTACTTAGTAACTACCAAGTCATTCTGAAAGAGAAGGATGAAAAGAGTTTACTGGAGCAGATCGACAGAGTCAAGG GAAAACTGCAAAATCATGTCAAGAATGGAAAGGCAGATCAATATAGGCCTGAAAAGGTTTTCAGTTTATTAAAGGGTGTTATTGATTACGACGACTTTAAAGATGTTGAGTTAGTCATAGAG GCTGAAGCAGAAAGTTTGTCCTCGCAGCTAGAGATTTTCGCTGATCTTGAGAAAATCTGCCCACCACATTGTATTTTTACCAGTAATAGCTTAACATTCAGTTCGAAATCGATTGGAGAAAAGACAAAATGCCATGATAGGATGGCCGGGATTCACTTTTTCTG CCCATCTCCTGACCTGCCCCTTGTGGAAATTGTTCGTATGAGTAATACATCTCCACAAGTGATCGTTGATTTAATGGATTTTGGGAAGAAAATGAGGAAAACCCCTATCGTAGTTGGTGATTCGGAAGGTCATTCAATCAACAGCTTGCTTATCAAATTTTTGCATTCAGCAATATTTCTAGCTGAAAGAGGTGTAGATTTGTACCTGATTGATCAGGCTTTTACAAGCTTTGGGATGCTATTAGGTCCATTTAG GACGATAGATATGCTTGGACTTCAAGTTTTTGAAGCGATTGGCAGGAGATGTGTTGAGAATCTCCGTGATAGTTCCTACGTTATCAAACTGATTTCAATTTTGCGACAGCATGATTATGAAG GTGAATCCAATGCCAAGGGTTTCTACAAATACGACAACTGTGGCATGGCTACCCCAAATGACGAGATAAAAAAATACCTACAAAAGGCTGGGAATACATCATACATGACCATCGAGTCCAAG TTAACGAAATTGTCCAATGATGAGATTGTTGAAATGATCCTTTTTCCTGCTTTGAATGAGGCATGCCAACTCATTTCAAAGGGAATTGTAACTAGGCCATCTGATCTTGATGTTGCTTCTGTTTTGGGGATGGGATTCCCAGCATATAG GGGAGGAATCATTTACTGGTCTGATACCTTTGGCTCTGCTTATGTTCATACGATTATGGAAAATTGGTCAAAGGTACATGGAGAATTTTTCAAGCCCTGTGCCTACATAACTGAATGTGCAGCAATGGGAGTATCGTTT GTAAATGGAACAAATCATGGTAAATCCAGATtgtga
- the LOC140832358 gene encoding glyoxysomal fatty acid beta-oxidation multifunctional protein MFP-a-like isoform X2, translated as MVGKTAVDVGTDGVAVVAINNPPLNLLSSAVMLDLKMTIEGALLRDDVKAIVVTAFGGMQGKKTKKELGFMSIEIVTDILEGARKPLVAAIDGPAFGGGLEIALACHARISTSTAQLGLPELQYGILPGLGGTQRLPRLVGLTNALEMILMSKRVSGEEARSLTLVDAIAPTDELLGVARQWALDISEFRRPWIISLYKIDKLEPFIEAKAILKSARLEVQRENPNLVYQLVCIDVIEHGIVSGPRNGLWKEAEALQELRQSSICKSLVHVFFAQRLVFKIPGITERKLLPRKFNKVALIGGVAMSSEVAKLLVLSNYQVILKEKDEKSLLEQIDRVKGKLQNHVKNGKADQYRPEKVFSLLKGVIDYDDFKDVELVIEAEAESLSSQLEIFADLEKICPPHCIFTSNSLTFSSKSIGEKTKCHDRMAGIHFFCPSPDLPLVEIVRMSNTSPQVIVDLMDFGKKMRKTPIVVGDSEGHSINSLLIKFLHSAIFLAERGVDLYLIDQAFTSFGMLLGPFRTIDMLGLQVFEAIGRRCVENLRDSSYVIKLISILRQHDYEGESNAKGFYKYDNCGMATPNDEIKKYLQKAGNTSYMTIESKLTKLSNDEIVEMILFPALNEACQLISKGIVTRPSDLDVASVLGMGFPAYRGGIIYWSDTFGSAYVHTIMENWSKVHGEFFKPCAYITECAAMGVSFVNGTNHGKSRL; from the exons ATGGTCGGGAAAACAGCGGTGGATGTCGGAACCGATGGAGTGGCCGTTGTCGCGATCAACAATCCACCTCTCAATCTGCTCTCATCTGCCG TGATGCTCGACTTAAAAATGACTATTGAAGGAGCTCTATTAAGAGATGACGTGAAAGCGATTGTAGTTACTG CTTTTGGTGGAATGCAAGGGAAAAAGA CAAAAAAAGAGCTTGGATTTATGTCAATTGAAATTGTCACTGATATTTTGGAAG GTGCAAGAAAGCCTTTAGTAGCTGCTATTGATGGTCCTGCTTTTGGTGGTGGACTGGAAATTGCTCTT GCCTGTCATGCTCGCATATCAACTTCCACTGCACAATTAGGCCTTCCTGAACTTCAGTATGGGATTCTTCCTGGACTTGGTG GGACGCAGAGGCTACCCAGGCTTGTGGGCCTTACCAACGCTCTTGAAATGATTTTG ATGTCGAAGCGAGTAAGTGGAGAGGAAGCTCGAAGTTTGACCCTTGTGGATGCAATTGCTCCCACAGATGAGCTGCTTGGAGTAGCTCGTCAATGGGCGTTGGATATATCAGAGTTTAGGAGACCATGGATCATTAGTCTTTATAAAATCGACAAACTAGAACCATTTATTGAAGCTAAGGCGATACTTAAATCAGCTCGGCTTGAAGTCCAGAGGGAAAATCCAAACCTGGTGTACCAATTGGTATGCATCGATGTTATTGAACATGGAATTGTTTCAGGTCCTCGTAATGGCCTGTGGAAG GAAGCAGAAGCTCTGCAAGAACTTCGACAATCTAGCATTTGTAAGAGCCTTGTCCATGTATTTTTCGCCCAACGTCTAGTTTTTAAG ATTCCTGGTATTACTGAGAGGAAGTTACTGCCAAGAAAATTTAATAAGGTTGCTCTTATTGGTGGGGTAGCCATGAGCTCTGAAGTGGCAAAATTGTTGGTACTTAGTAACTACCAAGTCATTCTGAAAGAGAAGGATGAAAAGAGTTTACTGGAGCAGATCGACAGAGTCAAGG GAAAACTGCAAAATCATGTCAAGAATGGAAAGGCAGATCAATATAGGCCTGAAAAGGTTTTCAGTTTATTAAAGGGTGTTATTGATTACGACGACTTTAAAGATGTTGAGTTAGTCATAGAG GCTGAAGCAGAAAGTTTGTCCTCGCAGCTAGAGATTTTCGCTGATCTTGAGAAAATCTGCCCACCACATTGTATTTTTACCAGTAATAGCTTAACATTCAGTTCGAAATCGATTGGAGAAAAGACAAAATGCCATGATAGGATGGCCGGGATTCACTTTTTCTG CCCATCTCCTGACCTGCCCCTTGTGGAAATTGTTCGTATGAGTAATACATCTCCACAAGTGATCGTTGATTTAATGGATTTTGGGAAGAAAATGAGGAAAACCCCTATCGTAGTTGGTGATTCGGAAGGTCATTCAATCAACAGCTTGCTTATCAAATTTTTGCATTCAGCAATATTTCTAGCTGAAAGAGGTGTAGATTTGTACCTGATTGATCAGGCTTTTACAAGCTTTGGGATGCTATTAGGTCCATTTAG GACGATAGATATGCTTGGACTTCAAGTTTTTGAAGCGATTGGCAGGAGATGTGTTGAGAATCTCCGTGATAGTTCCTACGTTATCAAACTGATTTCAATTTTGCGACAGCATGATTATGAAG GTGAATCCAATGCCAAGGGTTTCTACAAATACGACAACTGTGGCATGGCTACCCCAAATGACGAGATAAAAAAATACCTACAAAAGGCTGGGAATACATCATACATGACCATCGAGTCCAAG TTAACGAAATTGTCCAATGATGAGATTGTTGAAATGATCCTTTTTCCTGCTTTGAATGAGGCATGCCAACTCATTTCAAAGGGAATTGTAACTAGGCCATCTGATCTTGATGTTGCTTCTGTTTTGGGGATGGGATTCCCAGCATATAG GGGAGGAATCATTTACTGGTCTGATACCTTTGGCTCTGCTTATGTTCATACGATTATGGAAAATTGGTCAAAGGTACATGGAGAATTTTTCAAGCCCTGTGCCTACATAACTGAATGTGCAGCAATGGGAGTATCGTTT GTAAATGGAACAAATCATGGTAAATCCAGATtgtga
- the LOC140832358 gene encoding glyoxysomal fatty acid beta-oxidation multifunctional protein MFP-a-like isoform X4 codes for MVLLLVVDWKLLLYACHARISTSTAQLGLPELQYGILPGLGGTQRLPRLVGLTNALEMILMSKRVSGEEARSLTLVDAIAPTDELLGVARQWALDISEFRRPWIISLYKIDKLEPFIEAKAILKSARLEVQRENPNLVYQLVCIDVIEHGIVSGPRNGLWKEAEALQELRQSSICKSLVHVFFAQRLVFKIPGITERKLLPRKFNKVALIGGVAMSSEVAKLLVLSNYQVILKEKDEKSLLEQIDRVKGKLQNHVKNGKADQYRPEKVFSLLKGVIDYDDFKDVELVIEAEAESLSSQLEIFADLEKICPPHCIFTSNSLTFSSKSIGEKTKCHDRMAGIHFFCPSPDLPLVEIVRMSNTSPQVIVDLMDFGKKMRKTPIVVGDSEGHSINSLLIKFLHSAIFLAERGVDLYLIDQAFTSFGMLLGPFRTIDMLGLQVFEAIGRRCVENLRDSSYVIKLISILRQHDYEGESNAKGFYKYDNCGMATPNDEIKKYLQKAGNTSYMTIESKLTKLSNDEIVEMILFPALNEACQLISKGIVTRPSDLDVASVLGMGFPAYRGGIIYWSDTFGSAYVHTIMENWSKVHGEFFKPCAYITECAAMGVSFVNGTNHGKSRL; via the exons ATGGTCCTGCTTTTGGTGGTGGACTGGAAATTGCTCTTGTAT GCCTGTCATGCTCGCATATCAACTTCCACTGCACAATTAGGCCTTCCTGAACTTCAGTATGGGATTCTTCCTGGACTTGGTG GGACGCAGAGGCTACCCAGGCTTGTGGGCCTTACCAACGCTCTTGAAATGATTTTG ATGTCGAAGCGAGTAAGTGGAGAGGAAGCTCGAAGTTTGACCCTTGTGGATGCAATTGCTCCCACAGATGAGCTGCTTGGAGTAGCTCGTCAATGGGCGTTGGATATATCAGAGTTTAGGAGACCATGGATCATTAGTCTTTATAAAATCGACAAACTAGAACCATTTATTGAAGCTAAGGCGATACTTAAATCAGCTCGGCTTGAAGTCCAGAGGGAAAATCCAAACCTGGTGTACCAATTGGTATGCATCGATGTTATTGAACATGGAATTGTTTCAGGTCCTCGTAATGGCCTGTGGAAG GAAGCAGAAGCTCTGCAAGAACTTCGACAATCTAGCATTTGTAAGAGCCTTGTCCATGTATTTTTCGCCCAACGTCTAGTTTTTAAG ATTCCTGGTATTACTGAGAGGAAGTTACTGCCAAGAAAATTTAATAAGGTTGCTCTTATTGGTGGGGTAGCCATGAGCTCTGAAGTGGCAAAATTGTTGGTACTTAGTAACTACCAAGTCATTCTGAAAGAGAAGGATGAAAAGAGTTTACTGGAGCAGATCGACAGAGTCAAGG GAAAACTGCAAAATCATGTCAAGAATGGAAAGGCAGATCAATATAGGCCTGAAAAGGTTTTCAGTTTATTAAAGGGTGTTATTGATTACGACGACTTTAAAGATGTTGAGTTAGTCATAGAG GCTGAAGCAGAAAGTTTGTCCTCGCAGCTAGAGATTTTCGCTGATCTTGAGAAAATCTGCCCACCACATTGTATTTTTACCAGTAATAGCTTAACATTCAGTTCGAAATCGATTGGAGAAAAGACAAAATGCCATGATAGGATGGCCGGGATTCACTTTTTCTG CCCATCTCCTGACCTGCCCCTTGTGGAAATTGTTCGTATGAGTAATACATCTCCACAAGTGATCGTTGATTTAATGGATTTTGGGAAGAAAATGAGGAAAACCCCTATCGTAGTTGGTGATTCGGAAGGTCATTCAATCAACAGCTTGCTTATCAAATTTTTGCATTCAGCAATATTTCTAGCTGAAAGAGGTGTAGATTTGTACCTGATTGATCAGGCTTTTACAAGCTTTGGGATGCTATTAGGTCCATTTAG GACGATAGATATGCTTGGACTTCAAGTTTTTGAAGCGATTGGCAGGAGATGTGTTGAGAATCTCCGTGATAGTTCCTACGTTATCAAACTGATTTCAATTTTGCGACAGCATGATTATGAAG GTGAATCCAATGCCAAGGGTTTCTACAAATACGACAACTGTGGCATGGCTACCCCAAATGACGAGATAAAAAAATACCTACAAAAGGCTGGGAATACATCATACATGACCATCGAGTCCAAG TTAACGAAATTGTCCAATGATGAGATTGTTGAAATGATCCTTTTTCCTGCTTTGAATGAGGCATGCCAACTCATTTCAAAGGGAATTGTAACTAGGCCATCTGATCTTGATGTTGCTTCTGTTTTGGGGATGGGATTCCCAGCATATAG GGGAGGAATCATTTACTGGTCTGATACCTTTGGCTCTGCTTATGTTCATACGATTATGGAAAATTGGTCAAAGGTACATGGAGAATTTTTCAAGCCCTGTGCCTACATAACTGAATGTGCAGCAATGGGAGTATCGTTT GTAAATGGAACAAATCATGGTAAATCCAGATtgtga